The genomic segment CACGCCACGGCCGCCGCATCCCCGCGGACCGAACCTGACCTCGACCGCTCGTACCGTGGCTCCGACCGCGAGACCGAGGGAGCGACGATGACCGAGCAGGACCGCTACATCCCCGGAGTGCCGTGCTGGATCGACGCGACCGAGCCCGACCCGGAGGCCGCCGCCGCCTTCTACGCCGGCCTGTTCGCCTGGGAGCTGGAGGACGTCGCGCCGCCCGAGGCCCCGGGCCGGTACTTCATGGCCCGCCTGCCGGGCGGCGACGTCGGCGCCGTCGGCTCGCAGCCCGAGGGCGCGGCGGCCGCCGCCACCTGGAACACCTACATCTGGGTGCAGGACGCCGACGCGACCGCCGAGAGGGTGCGCGCCGCAGGCGGCCGCGTGCTGACCGAGCCCTTCGAGGTCGGCGACGCCGGCCGCACCGCGGTCGTCGCCGATCCCGAGGGCGCCGTGTTCTCGCTGTGGCAGGCGCGCCGCCACCGGGGCGCCGCGGTCGTCAACGAGCCCGGCTCGCTGAACTTCAACGTCCTGCACACGCGCGACGCCGGGGGCGCCGCCGCGTTCTACGGCGCGGTCTTCGGCTGGGAGCCGCTGCCCGTCGGCGACGGCACCGCCTGGGCGCTGGCCGGGTACGGCGACGTCCTCGAGCAGCGCAACCCCGGCATGCGCGAGGGCATGGCCGCGATGGGGGCGCCGGCCCGCTTCGAGGACGTCGTCGCGAGCCTGCTGGTCATGGGCGACGACGAGCCCGGCGCCGCGCACTGGGCCGTCACGTTCGGCGTCGACGACGCCGACGCGGTGGCCGCACGGGCGACCGAGCTCGGCGGCCGCGTGGTCGTCGCGCCCTTCGACGCGCCCTGGGTCCGCATGGCGGTCCTCGCCGATCCGCAGGGCGCGACGTTCACCGCCAGCCGCTTCACGCCCGAGAACAAGGACCTCTAGGACGCGCGCTCCGCCGGGGCCGCCCCGTAGGACGACCGGAACCGCCGCAGCCGCAGCGCGTTGGCGACCACGGAGAGGCTCGACAGGCCCATCGCGGCCCCGGCGATGAGCGGGTTGAGCAGCCCGGCGGCGGCGAGCGGGATCGCGGCGATGTTGTAGCCGAACGCCCAGGTCAGGTTCTGCTGGATCGTGCGCAGCGTCGCGCGCGACAGGCGGATCGCGTCGCCCGCCGCGCGCAGGTCGCCGGAGACCAGCGTCAGGTCGCTGGCCTCGATCGCCACGTCGGTGCCGGTCCCGATCGACAGGCCGAGGTCGGCCTGGGCGAGCGCGGGAGCGTCGTTGACGCCGTCGCCGACCATCGCGACGACGCGGCCCTCGTCCTGCAGGCGGCGGATGACCGCGGCCTTGTCGGCGGGCAGCACCTCGGCGATGACCTCGTCGATGCCGACCTCGGCCGCCACCGCGCGGGCGGTCGCCGCGTTGTCGCCGGTCAGCAGCACCGGGCGCAGGCCGAGCCCGCGCAGCCGGGCGACGGCCTCGGCCGAGCTGGGCTTGACGGTGTCGGCGACGACCAGCAGCGCGCGCACCGCACCGTCCCAGGCGGCCAGGACCGCGGTGCGGCCCTGCTGCTCGGCGGCGTGGCGCGCGGCGTCCAGCCCGGACGGGACCGGCAGGCTCCACTCGGCCACGAGCGACGGCCGGCCGACCTGCACGCCGTGGCCGTCGACGACGCCCTCGACGCCCAGGCCCTCGCGGTTGGCGAAGCCCTCGGCGGCGGGCAGCGGGCCCAGCTCGTCCCGGGCGGCTCGGGCGACGGCCTGCGCGATCGGGTGCTCGGAGGCGTCCTCCAGGGCACCGGCGATCCGCAGCGCGTCGGCCCGCGAGGTCCCGTCGGCGACGACCACGTCGACGAGGGACATGCGCCCGGTGGTGACCGTCCCGGTCTTGTCGAGCACGATCGTGTCGACCCGGCGCGTGGACTCGAGCACCTCGGGGCCCTTGATGAGCAGCCCCAGCTGGGCGCCCCGCCCCGTGCCGACCAGCAGCGCGGTCGGGGTCGCCAGCCCGAGCGCGCACGGGCAGGCGATGATCAGCACGGCCACGGCCGAGGTCAGCGCGAACTTCACGTCGGCGCCCGAGCCCAGCCAGAAGCCCAGCGTGGCGATGGCGATCCCGATGACGACCGGGACGAACACGCCGGAGATCCGGTCGGCGAGGCGCTGGACGGCGGCGTTGCCGGTCTGGGCCTCGGTGACCAGGCGCGCGATCTGGGCCAGCGCCGTGTCGGCGCCGACCCTCGTCGCGCGGACGACCAGGCGGCCGCCGGCGTTGACCGAGGCGCCGGCGATCTCGTCGCCCGGGCCCTTCTCGACGGGCACGGACTCGCCCGTCAGCAGCGACTGGTCGACGGCGCTGGCGCCCTCGACCACGACGCCGTCGGTGGCGACCTTCTCGCCGGGCCGTACGACGAACCGCTGCCCGACCGCCAGCTCCTGCACGGGGATCCGCCGCTCGCCGCCGTCGGCGCCGAGCACCGAGACGTCCTTGGCGCCGAGCTGCAGCAGCGCCTTCAGGGCGGCACCGGCGCGGCGCTTGGAGCGCGCCTCGAAGTAGCGGCCGGCCAGCAGGAAGGAGGTGACGACCGACGCGATCTCGAGGTAGAGCTCGTCGCCGCCCGACGCCGACAGGCTGAGGCGCATCTTCATGCCGGTCGTGCCGGCGTCGCCGAGGAACAGGGCGTACATCGACCACACGAAGGCCGTGAGCACGCCGAGGCTGACGAGCGTGTCCATCGTGGCCGCACCGTGGCGCAGGTTGACCCAGGCGGCGCGGTGGAACGGCCAGGCGCCCCAGACGACGACGGGCGTGGCGAGCTGGAGCGCCAGCCACTGCCAGTGGTCGAACTGCAGCGCGGAGATCATGGAGAGCACCAGCACGACGAGCGAGAGCGGGGCCGTGATGAGCAGCCGGCGACGCAGCGGCGCGGTCTCGTCGGCCTCGGCGCCGGCCTGCGCGGGCTCGTCGTCGCCGGCCGAGGGCAGCGCGGCGTCGTAGCCCGCGGCCCGGACGGCGGCGACGAGGTCCTCCGGCGCCACGGTCGCAGCGTCGAACGCGACCGCGGCCTTCTCCGTCGCGTAGTTGACGGTGGCCGTGACGCCCTCGAGGCCGTTGAGCCGGCGCTCGACGCGGTTCGCGCACGAGGCGCAGGTCATGCCGGTGATCGGCAGCTCGACGTGCTCGACGGCCGTCGCGGTCGTGGCGGGATCGGCGGCCAT from the Baekduia soli genome contains:
- a CDS encoding heavy metal translocating P-type ATPase; its protein translation is MAADPATTATAVEHVELPITGMTCASCANRVERRLNGLEGVTATVNYATEKAAVAFDAATVAPEDLVAAVRAAGYDAALPSAGDDEPAQAGAEADETAPLRRRLLITAPLSLVVLVLSMISALQFDHWQWLALQLATPVVVWGAWPFHRAAWVNLRHGAATMDTLVSLGVLTAFVWSMYALFLGDAGTTGMKMRLSLSASGGDELYLEIASVVTSFLLAGRYFEARSKRRAGAALKALLQLGAKDVSVLGADGGERRIPVQELAVGQRFVVRPGEKVATDGVVVEGASAVDQSLLTGESVPVEKGPGDEIAGASVNAGGRLVVRATRVGADTALAQIARLVTEAQTGNAAVQRLADRISGVFVPVVIGIAIATLGFWLGSGADVKFALTSAVAVLIIACPCALGLATPTALLVGTGRGAQLGLLIKGPEVLESTRRVDTIVLDKTGTVTTGRMSLVDVVVADGTSRADALRIAGALEDASEHPIAQAVARAARDELGPLPAAEGFANREGLGVEGVVDGHGVQVGRPSLVAEWSLPVPSGLDAARHAAEQQGRTAVLAAWDGAVRALLVVADTVKPSSAEAVARLRGLGLRPVLLTGDNAATARAVAAEVGIDEVIAEVLPADKAAVIRRLQDEGRVVAMVGDGVNDAPALAQADLGLSIGTGTDVAIEASDLTLVSGDLRAAGDAIRLSRATLRTIQQNLTWAFGYNIAAIPLAAAGLLNPLIAGAAMGLSSLSVVANALRLRRFRSSYGAAPAERAS
- a CDS encoding VOC family protein encodes the protein MTEQDRYIPGVPCWIDATEPDPEAAAAFYAGLFAWELEDVAPPEAPGRYFMARLPGGDVGAVGSQPEGAAAAATWNTYIWVQDADATAERVRAAGGRVLTEPFEVGDAGRTAVVADPEGAVFSLWQARRHRGAAVVNEPGSLNFNVLHTRDAGGAAAFYGAVFGWEPLPVGDGTAWALAGYGDVLEQRNPGMREGMAAMGAPARFEDVVASLLVMGDDEPGAAHWAVTFGVDDADAVAARATELGGRVVVAPFDAPWVRMAVLADPQGATFTASRFTPENKDL